In Phaenicophaeus curvirostris isolate KB17595 chromosome 9, BPBGC_Pcur_1.0, whole genome shotgun sequence, the DNA window gatgtccctcagcactttgtccacccgtgccttaaacacctccagagaaggtgactcaacccccttcctGGACAGTCTTTTCCaatgtccaatgaccctttctgtgaaaaaaattttcctaatgtccagcctaaacctcccctggcggagcttgaggaaGAAGGATCATGAGtctctcctcctgcagctcGATTTCAACAAGGAGATTCCCTAGCAGGGAGAGCAAAGGCTGGCAGTACCTAAACCCCAGCCACCAGCGAGGGCACAGCCATGGTGCCTCTTACCTGTGAGATGCAGCGCAGGTACCTGATGGCCACTTCGCTTGCGATGAGCTCCTGTCCGTCGTAGATCTCCTTGCAGGGGATGCGGGCGAGGACTCTCTCCACCTCCCCCTGGGAGACGCTGGGGTGGCTGGCGTTGCCCAGGGTCCCCACGGGCACTGAGGTGCAGAAGGCGCAGGTGATGCACTTGCCGTCCAGCAGGGTCACCGCGACCCAAACCGCGGGGGCGATCGTGGCCCTTTGAGCCATGGAGCAGAACATGTAGCGCAGGACGGCCAGGTCCTTCCCTCGCCGGCCCTGGGGTCGCCTCCACTCCTCTGCCAGCATGGAGACGTTGTTGTTTAGCACGAAGCCCAGCAGAAACAAGATGAGGGGGGGCACCAGGAGGATGCCCAGCCCATAGGCCAGGTTATAGCCTGGCAGGCAGGGGCAGTTGAAATCAAAAGCTGAGTACATCTGGGCGCTGGCGAGAGCCATGATCCCGCAGATGCCGCTCATGAAGGACTCCTGGTTGGACTGGAGGAACTGGAAGATCATCCGAAACTTGTCCATCTTCCCTTGATGTGATTCCTCCTCCTACCAGGGTCCAAGCTATGACCTCGgtttgctttgctctttcagTCCCCCTCTTCAAAGAGGGGCATCAACAAGTCTCTGGGCAGCCACTGATTCTTTCATGTGCTCTTACAGCccaaatatttaaagcaaaaaagtaaaatattatttcctgcGGACTTGGCTGCTTGCAAATGTTCAGCGTTTGCTTCCCCCTGCTCTTCTTTGGGTCTGTGGGACCCAGGTTGTTTCTGGTTTGCTAAACTGGGCTTTGTTCTTCTCCACATCCCCATTTCTGCAGCCTCTGGGTCACCGATCCCCTTGGCTGGAAGGTTCAGGTGTTACCACGGCTGCGTCCTCCCCAGAGCAACCTGTTCAGAAAGGGGAGTTGGCTGATGGGCCTCTGCTTGCAAATGCA includes these proteins:
- the CALHM1 gene encoding calcium homeostasis modulator protein 1; translated protein: MDKFRMIFQFLQSNQESFMSGICGIMALASAQMYSAFDFNCPCLPGYNLAYGLGILLVPPLILFLLGFVLNNNVSMLAEEWRRPQGRRGKDLAVLRYMFCSMAQRATIAPAVWVAVTLLDGKCITCAFCTSVPVGTLGNASHPSVSQGEVERVLARIPCKEIYDGQELIASEVAIRYLRCISQALGWCFVLLMTTLAFLVRSLRPCFTQAAFLKSRYWSHYIDIERKLFDETCTEHARSFAKICIQQFFEGMSTDLAATGSHQPREAPADAGEAARKLLGITDQGTMNVALKSWHRCKPPLHLHPPALPIHSSWAGEEQPPAHPPAPRRERAAYYSRV